AGGGGTCACGCGCTATGACCAGGTGGACGCCATTGTGACCGACGGGATCACGCGCGGCGCCTCGGGTCTCTCGGGCAGCCAGGCCGTGAAGATCCTCGCCACCGTGGGCGAATTCCATGCGCTCTCGGAAATCGCGCGCTACGGGTTGTCGACATCGGCCGTACACAACATCGCCTTTGCAATGCAGGTGGTCGATGCGCGCACCGGTGCAGCCCTGAGCGAACCGACGATGATCCAGGCCGATTTCCCGGCCCTGTTGCGGGACGAAGCCATTCAGGCCGAAACCGCGGGCCAGACCCAGCGGGTCCGGATCACCGATCATATCGCGAAGGTGACGGCGGGCTATCTGGGCATTGGACCGGACATGCGCAACAGCTTCGTCACCATCGGTCAATAGACGAATGGCCCGCACCTGCGGCGCGCCTCATAATCTCTATGACGAAAATGACACCTCCGGGGTCGGCTTTGGGCTTTAGCCTGCCGACCCCTTCGCTATCTATGGCAGGACACTCCCTCCGGAAGGTGCCCTGTGATGAACAATCAGTCCCTGCCCCAGCCCGACGCGGATCCTGCGGCTGACGCCCTGGTGATTTTCACCCCATCCGGCAAGCGTGGGCGCGTGCCGACGGGCACCTCCGTGCTGGATGCGGCGCGGCTGCTTGATGTCGATCTCGACAGCGTCTGCGGCGGCCGAGGCATCTGCTCCAAGTGTCAGGTTACACCCTCGTTCGGCGAATTCTCCAAACATGGCGTTCACGCTCGGGAAAACGCGCTGTCAGAATGGAACGCGGTCGAAGCGCGCTATCACGAGAAACGCGGACTGGCCCAAGGCCGCCGCCTTGGCTGCCAGGCCTGCATTCTCGGCGATATGGTCATCGACGTGCCCGCCACCAGCCAGGTCCACAAACAGGTCGTCCGCAAGGCCGCCAGCCAGCGCGCGGTGACCATGGACCCGGCCACGCGGCTTGTCCTGATCGACGTCGCCGAGCCGGACATGCACGAACCCTCAGGTGATTACGAACGGCTCGCCACCGCGCTCGACGAACAGTGGCAGATCGGCCCCGTCACCGCCCCCCTTTCCGTCCTGCGCAAGCTGCAACCGGCCCTGCGGAGGGGCAAATGGCAGGTCACGGTGGCCGTCAACATCGCCGACACCCCCGCCCGCGTGATCGACATATGGCCCGGCTACCACGAGGGACCGCTCTGGGGCCTCGCCATCGACTTGGGCTCCACCACCATCGCCGCCCATCTGTGCGATCTGACGACCGGACAGGTCGCAACTTCCGCCGGTGTAATGAACCCCCAGATCCGCTTCGGGGAGGACCTGATGTCCCGGGTGTCCTACGCGATGATGAACGCCGACGGCGCGCAGGCGATGACTGCGGCAGTGCTCGATGCGCTGAACACGCTCGCGACAGAAATCTGCGCCGAAGCCGAAGTCGCCCCCCGCGACGTGGTCGAGGCGGTCTTCGTCTGCAACCCGGTCATGCATCACCTTCTTTTGGGCATTGACCCGGTGGAACTGGGTCAAGCCCCCTTCGCGCTCGCCACCTCCGGGGCGGTTACACTTTCGGCGACCGAGCTTGGCCTGACTGCTGTGAACCCGGCTGCGCAGACCTACCTGCTGCCTTGCATCGCCGGCCATGTGGGGGCCGATGCCGCCGCCGTCGCCCTGTCAGAAGCCCCGGACAAATCCGACGAGCTGGTGCTCATCGTCGATGTGGGCACCAATGCCGAGATCCTGCTGGGCAATCGTGACCGGGTACTGGCCTGTTCGTCTCCCACCGGTCCCGCCTTCGAGGGTGCGCAGATCAGCTCGGGCCAGCGTGCCGCGCCCGGCGCCATCGAGAGGGTCGAAATCGACCCCGTGACCAAGGAGCCGCGGTTCCGCGTGATCGGGTGCGAGCTGTGGTCCGACGATCCCGGCTTTGCCGAGGCGACCGCTGCCACGGGCATCACCGGCATTTGCGGCTCCGGCATCATCGAGGCGGTGGCCGAGATGCGCATGGCGGGCCTGCTCGACGCGTCCGGGCTGATCGGCGGGCCGGAGCAGACCGGCACGCCCCGCTCGATCGCCGAGGGGCGCACCTATTCTTACGTGCTGCAGGACGATCGCCCGGCGGGCGGGTCCCTGATCGCCGTCACCCAAGGCGACATCCGCGCCATCCAGCTGGCCAAATCCGCGCTCTATGCGGGCGCGCGTCTACTGATGGACGAGATGGGCGTCGACACGGTCGATCGTGTGACCCTCGCCGGGGCCTTCGGCGCGCATATCTCGCCCAAGCACGCGATGGTGCTCGGCATGATCCCCGATGCGCCCCTGGACAAGGTCACTTCCGCTGGCAACGCGGCAGGCACCGGCGCGCGCATGGCGCTTTGCAGCCGTGCGGCCCGGGCCGAGATCGAACAGACGGTCTCCAAAATTACCAAGGTCGAAACCGCCATCGAGCCACGGTTTCAGGAGCATTTCGTCGCCGCCAACGCGATCCCCCACGCCACCGCGCCCTTCGCGCACCTGCGGTCCGTGGTCCCCCTGCCGCAGCCGGGATTCAACGCGGGCGGCGGGGGTCAGCCAGGCACACGACGCCGCCGTCGACGGGGCTAAAATGCGATTGACGCCGCACGGCCCCTTGGCTATCCCCTCCGACACGGTGCGGGTATGGTGAAAAGGTATCACGCGAGCTTCCCAAGCTTAAGTTACGGGTTCGATTCCCGTTACCCGCTCCAGACCCATGACTGATCCTGCCAAACCCACCCCGCTCACACCGCTTCTGGCAGACGATCTGCGCGCCGCCGGGGTGCCGGAGCCTTGGAACTACGGCATGGCCG
The Dinoroseobacter shibae DFL 12 = DSM 16493 genome window above contains:
- a CDS encoding ASKHA domain-containing protein codes for the protein MNNQSLPQPDADPAADALVIFTPSGKRGRVPTGTSVLDAARLLDVDLDSVCGGRGICSKCQVTPSFGEFSKHGVHARENALSEWNAVEARYHEKRGLAQGRRLGCQACILGDMVIDVPATSQVHKQVVRKAASQRAVTMDPATRLVLIDVAEPDMHEPSGDYERLATALDEQWQIGPVTAPLSVLRKLQPALRRGKWQVTVAVNIADTPARVIDIWPGYHEGPLWGLAIDLGSTTIAAHLCDLTTGQVATSAGVMNPQIRFGEDLMSRVSYAMMNADGAQAMTAAVLDALNTLATEICAEAEVAPRDVVEAVFVCNPVMHHLLLGIDPVELGQAPFALATSGAVTLSATELGLTAVNPAAQTYLLPCIAGHVGADAAAVALSEAPDKSDELVLIVDVGTNAEILLGNRDRVLACSSPTGPAFEGAQISSGQRAAPGAIERVEIDPVTKEPRFRVIGCELWSDDPGFAEATAATGITGICGSGIIEAVAEMRMAGLLDASGLIGGPEQTGTPRSIAEGRTYSYVLQDDRPAGGSLIAVTQGDIRAIQLAKSALYAGARLLMDEMGVDTVDRVTLAGAFGAHISPKHAMVLGMIPDAPLDKVTSAGNAAGTGARMALCSRAARAEIEQTVSKITKVETAIEPRFQEHFVAANAIPHATAPFAHLRSVVPLPQPGFNAGGGGQPGTRRRRRRG
- a CDS encoding DUF6778 family protein; its protein translation is MRAFLILALSTFVLSACASQWQTDYAAPIPAEVSQNWRLAGVEVLVPETLTVSEDNVYFPIADIVWREEALTPGVTRYDQVDAIVTDGITRGASGLSGSQAVKILATVGEFHALSEIARYGLSTSAVHNIAFAMQVVDARTGAALSEPTMIQADFPALLRDEAIQAETAGQTQRVRITDHIAKVTAGYLGIGPDMRNSFVTIGQ